One genomic region from Labilithrix sp. encodes:
- a CDS encoding Uma2 family endonuclease produces MVQRAPFVVDPRDPRAPTQEQWDTLTEPERAAVVAMLPNEVSIEEMAPEGDRHRTGKEGPLDALGRFFERLGRKVYLSSELAVYYPGARKIVPDVLAVLDVDPRERTKWVVSSEGKGLDFVLEVHVEGDKAKDHERNVALYASLGIPEYAILDRGRARLKMYRLPSANARVYDPVVPQAGRYPSRVLGLDLALEDDHLRFFHGTVALPEADDMIRELGKMVDDLVAKRETAEQRADDAERRLAEALAEIERLKSR; encoded by the coding sequence ATGGTGCAGCGCGCTCCGTTCGTCGTCGATCCGCGAGATCCGCGCGCCCCGACCCAGGAGCAGTGGGACACGCTCACGGAGCCCGAACGCGCCGCCGTCGTCGCGATGCTCCCCAACGAGGTGTCGATCGAGGAGATGGCGCCGGAGGGCGATCGCCATCGAACAGGCAAGGAAGGACCCCTCGACGCGCTCGGGCGTTTCTTCGAGCGGCTCGGGCGCAAGGTCTATCTCTCCTCCGAGCTCGCGGTCTACTACCCGGGCGCGAGGAAGATCGTCCCCGACGTGCTCGCCGTGCTCGACGTCGATCCTCGCGAGCGCACGAAGTGGGTCGTGAGCAGCGAAGGCAAGGGCCTCGACTTCGTCCTCGAGGTGCACGTCGAAGGCGACAAGGCGAAGGACCACGAGCGCAACGTGGCGCTCTACGCCAGCCTCGGGATCCCCGAGTACGCCATCCTCGATCGCGGTCGCGCCCGGCTGAAGATGTACCGCCTCCCGTCCGCGAACGCGCGCGTCTACGATCCGGTCGTGCCGCAAGCGGGTCGCTATCCGTCGCGCGTCCTCGGCCTCGACCTCGCGCTCGAGGACGACCACCTCCGCTTCTTTCACGGAACCGTCGCATTGCCCGAAGCGGACGACATGATCCGAGAGCTCGGCAAGATGGTCGACGACCTCGTCGCGAAACGCGAGACGGCGGAGCAGCGCGCCGACGATGCCGAGCGGCGGCTCGCCGAGGCGCTCGCGGAGATCGAGCGCCTCAAATCGCGCTGA
- a CDS encoding response regulator, with product MTAPNEPLPSVNILVVDDEPSNLLALEAILEPLQQNVVRASSGVEALRLALKMEFCVVLLDVQMPEMDGLETAELLRKRPKTKGVPIIFLTAINKESSWVARGYGVGAVDYLFKPYDPDTLRTKVATFVDLAKKNIAIRAQHADFRRWSERRYEDLADSMPQVVWTADPDGTVKYRNKQWEQIAGGADEGFAAIVHPADLDAFEKGWADAVQTKKAWEAELRIGARYHLVRAVPRLDDHIAGWVGTATDIDDRVRADRALRMLADASQLLNRSLTEEGTARELEAALSCALPILGDAAILDVREGGERQRVCVTRAGVDERRFDDPRFDLGPSTVGYSGRAEVFLDVKAEAAELGKLRESERSPNPSGRGGEHLRFLAELGVDAYICVPLLSRERTIGTLSFVRVEGGGVFDGGDVDLAEDLARRIAVSIDNSRLHVTTERRREELELANKSKDLFLATLSHELRTPLNAIVGWTDMMRRGQLAGDELHHAMETIDRNALALSGLVADLLDVSRIVTGTLKIESKHVPIASIVDAAVAAARPQCATKEITLETSATSNATVMGDAGRLRQVIHNLLSNAVKFTPPGGKVSVRLEGDDASVRVVVADSGEGIDPAFLPHVFERFRQSETARTRGLGLGLAIVKHLVEEHRGTVHASSEGQGRGSTFTIELPVASDAPAAISEEHTVENTGEPDLKGVHVLIVEDDPDGNELICTILERYGAKVSSATTAAAALDVLSTEHPQILVSDIGLPDMDGIELIKTVRARPEIAEIPAVALTAYASRQDATKAIGAGFDAHVAKPVQPATLGGAVARLLTTTTKDPRAPKAASSAA from the coding sequence ATGACCGCGCCCAACGAGCCGCTCCCCAGCGTCAACATCCTCGTCGTCGACGACGAGCCGTCGAACCTCCTCGCGCTCGAGGCGATCCTGGAGCCCTTGCAGCAGAACGTCGTCCGCGCGAGCTCGGGCGTCGAGGCGCTGCGGCTCGCGCTGAAGATGGAGTTCTGCGTCGTGCTCCTCGACGTGCAGATGCCGGAGATGGACGGCCTCGAGACGGCGGAGCTCCTGCGGAAGCGGCCGAAGACGAAGGGCGTCCCGATCATCTTCCTGACGGCGATCAACAAGGAGAGCTCGTGGGTCGCGCGCGGCTACGGCGTCGGCGCGGTGGACTACCTCTTCAAGCCGTACGATCCCGACACCCTGCGCACGAAGGTCGCCACGTTCGTCGACCTCGCGAAGAAGAACATCGCGATCCGCGCGCAGCACGCCGATTTCCGGCGCTGGAGCGAGCGCCGCTACGAAGACCTCGCCGATTCGATGCCGCAGGTGGTGTGGACGGCCGATCCCGACGGCACGGTGAAGTACCGCAACAAGCAGTGGGAGCAGATCGCGGGCGGCGCGGACGAGGGCTTCGCCGCGATCGTGCACCCCGCCGACCTCGACGCGTTCGAGAAGGGGTGGGCGGACGCGGTCCAGACCAAGAAGGCCTGGGAGGCGGAGCTCCGGATCGGCGCGCGGTACCACCTCGTCCGCGCGGTGCCGCGCCTCGACGATCACATCGCGGGGTGGGTCGGCACCGCGACCGACATCGACGATCGCGTCCGCGCCGATCGCGCGCTGCGCATGCTCGCCGACGCGAGCCAGCTCCTCAACCGCTCGCTCACGGAGGAGGGGACCGCGCGCGAGCTCGAGGCCGCGCTGTCGTGTGCGCTCCCGATCCTCGGCGACGCGGCGATCCTCGACGTGCGCGAAGGCGGCGAGCGGCAGCGCGTCTGCGTGACGAGGGCGGGCGTCGACGAGCGGCGCTTCGACGATCCGCGCTTCGATCTCGGCCCCTCCACCGTGGGCTACTCCGGGCGCGCGGAGGTGTTCCTCGACGTGAAGGCGGAGGCGGCGGAGCTCGGCAAGCTGCGCGAGTCGGAGCGGAGCCCGAACCCGTCCGGTCGCGGCGGCGAGCACCTGCGCTTCCTCGCCGAGCTCGGCGTCGACGCGTACATCTGCGTGCCGCTCCTCTCGCGCGAGCGCACGATCGGGACGCTGTCGTTCGTGCGGGTCGAGGGCGGCGGCGTGTTCGACGGCGGCGACGTCGACCTCGCAGAGGACCTCGCGCGTCGCATCGCGGTGTCGATCGACAACAGCCGCCTCCACGTGACGACGGAGAGGCGGCGCGAGGAGCTCGAGCTCGCGAACAAGAGCAAGGACCTCTTCCTCGCGACGCTCTCGCACGAGCTGCGCACGCCGCTCAACGCGATCGTGGGCTGGACGGACATGATGCGCCGCGGCCAGCTCGCGGGCGACGAGCTGCACCACGCGATGGAGACGATCGACCGCAACGCGCTCGCGCTCTCGGGCCTCGTCGCCGACCTCCTCGACGTCTCCCGCATCGTGACGGGCACGCTCAAGATCGAGTCGAAGCACGTGCCGATCGCGTCGATCGTCGACGCCGCCGTCGCGGCGGCGCGACCGCAGTGCGCGACGAAGGAGATCACGCTCGAGACGAGCGCGACGAGCAACGCGACGGTGATGGGCGACGCGGGCCGCCTCCGGCAGGTGATCCACAACCTGCTCTCGAACGCGGTGAAGTTCACGCCGCCGGGCGGCAAGGTCAGCGTGCGGCTCGAGGGGGACGACGCGAGCGTCCGCGTCGTCGTCGCCGACAGCGGCGAGGGCATCGACCCGGCCTTCCTCCCGCACGTCTTCGAGCGTTTCCGTCAGTCGGAGACGGCGCGCACGCGCGGCCTCGGGTTGGGGCTCGCGATCGTGAAGCACCTCGTCGAGGAGCATCGCGGCACGGTGCACGCGTCGAGCGAAGGGCAGGGGAGAGGTTCGACGTTCACGATCGAGCTGCCGGTCGCGTCCGACGCGCCGGCGGCCATCTCGGAGGAGCACACGGTGGAGAACACAGGCGAACCGGACCTCAAGGGCGTTCATGTCCTCATCGTCGAGGACGATCCGGACGGGAACGAGCTGATCTGCACGATCCTGGAGCGCTACGGCGCGAAGGTGTCGTCGGCCACGACCGCCGCGGCTGCGCTCGACGTCCTGTCGACGGAGCACCCGCAGATCCTGGTCTCGGACATCGGTCTGCCGGACATGGACGGCATCGAGCTGATCAAGACGGTGCGAGCGCGCCCGGAGATCGCGGAGATCCCGGCCGTCGCGCTCACCGCCTACGCCTCGCGCCAGGACGCGACGAAGGCGATCGGCGCCGGCTTCGACGCCCACGTCGCCAAGCCGGTGCAGCCGGCCACCCTGGGCGGCGCGGTCGCGCGGTTGCTCACGACGACGACGAAGGACCCCCGCGCGCCAAAGGCCGCCTCGAGCGCGGCGTAG
- a CDS encoding HAMP domain-containing protein, giving the protein MTTAFPLLGNDGGQHVADIEDLPSRSKRRPVAASTKSGKKSANGKHLSEGEAIVIALESLHRGDFGTRLRPRDGASREVQDAFNALAERLEHTSLELARVTRVVGRDGEMGERLRMDGLRGGWEVIGDSFNTVIGDLVRPSTEVARVIVQVAEGDLSQKMALEIDGKPIRGEFLRIGISVNRMVDQLRTFASEVTRVAREVGTEGKLGGQANVPGVAGTWKDLTDSVNSMASNLTMQVRGIAGVVTAVANGDLSKKLVVETQGEILELKNTINAMVDQLSSFAREVTRVAKEVGTEGKLGGQATVRGVSGTWKDLTDSVNGLAGNLTVQLRDVSKVSTAIASGDLGQKITVEVSGEVLQIKNVINGMVDSLSTFAAEVTRVAREVGSDGKLGGQANVPGVGGTWRDLTDSVNNMASNLTGQVRNIAQVTTAVANGDLTQKITVDVKGEMLEMKNTLNTMVDQLRSFAAEVTRVAREVGSEGKLGGQAFVPGVGGTWKDLTDGVNGMASNLTSQVRNIAQVTTAVANGDLSQKITVDVKGEMLEMKNTLNTMVDQLRSFASEVTRVAREVGTEGKLGGQAFVPGVAGTWKDLTDNVNYMASNLTTQVRGIAKVVTAVAKGDLSKRLVVEAKGEIAELAETINDMTQTLGIFADQVTTVAREVGSEGKLGGQARVPGVAGTWKDLTDSVNGMASNLTTQVRGIIKLVTAVANGDLSQKFTMDAQGEMAALAETLNTMTDTLRAFGSEVTRVAREVGTEGKLGGQAKVPGAQGTWRDLTDNTNQLAANLTNQIRAMAEVATAITEGDLTRSITVEAEGEVAQLKERVNQMILNLRDTTQKNTEQDWLKTNLARFGGLMQGQKSLEAVSRLIMSELTPLVAASHGAFFVMDDAEGGKALKLLATYAYKERKHVANRFRMGEGIVGQAALEKKSILLSRVPDDYVQINSGLGESPPKNLIVIPILFEDEVRAVIELASFESFSAIHRIFLEQLSETIGVVLNMIGANTRTEELLKQSQSLAHELQEQSRELQQQQEQLKRSNNELEQQAKTLRASEEMLREQQEELQQVNEELEEKASLLVEQNRAVEQKNKEVELARQAVEEKASQLAVSSRYKSEFLANMSHELRTPLNSLLILARMLADNKEANLSGKQVEYAKTIHGAGSDLLNLINEVLDLSKVEAGKIEIYPTDVSITELTKQIDATFRPVAQSKKLDLVIEVDPDVPVTLKTDGQRVLQILRNLLGNAFKFTELGSVGLHVFLPPPQQAYGSSNLASQPEYVIAFAVKDTGLGIPKDKQQLVFEAFQQADGTTSRRYGGTGLGLSISRELSRLLGGEVRVESELGKGSTFTLYLPFSHQGSVTAKEREATAEEPAESLPPGEMPDDREGLTPNDSVVLIVEDDQQFATTLLQMARAHGFKGIVALRGDTGLSLARRLLPSAILLDLGLPAIDGLRILEHLKAHPQTRHIPVHILSGGDKKHEGLSLGAVAYVEKPVSKEALDRTFEDIEGFLHRKASTLLIVEDDERERKTIVELIGSGDVETTAVGSIQDALAALEESRFDCMVLDLTLKSGSGFDLLETMQKKPELRSLPVIVYTGRDLSAQEETRLKKFARSIILKDARSPERLLAETTLFLHRVEAALPQPKRRMLQDAAGGESTFHGKTALIVDDDVRNIYALSSVLEETGMNVVFAENGKAGLETLKSTPGVSIVLMDVMMPEMDGYEAMRELRKMPEYKNLPVLALTAKAMKGDREKCLAAGASDYVTKPVDPDQLLSLMRVWLYSNRT; this is encoded by the coding sequence ATGACGACCGCATTCCCCCTTTTGGGGAACGACGGAGGCCAGCACGTGGCAGACATCGAGGACCTTCCTTCGCGCAGCAAGCGGCGCCCTGTAGCGGCGAGCACGAAGTCCGGAAAGAAGAGCGCAAACGGAAAACACTTGAGCGAAGGCGAGGCGATCGTCATCGCGCTCGAGTCCCTCCATCGCGGCGACTTCGGTACGCGCCTGCGTCCGCGCGACGGCGCCTCGCGCGAGGTCCAGGACGCGTTCAACGCCCTCGCGGAGCGCCTCGAGCACACGTCGCTGGAGCTCGCGCGCGTCACGCGCGTCGTCGGCCGCGACGGCGAGATGGGCGAGCGCCTCCGGATGGATGGACTCCGCGGCGGCTGGGAGGTGATCGGCGACTCCTTCAACACCGTCATCGGCGACCTCGTTCGACCGTCGACCGAGGTCGCGCGCGTCATCGTGCAGGTCGCCGAGGGCGACCTCTCGCAGAAGATGGCGCTCGAGATCGACGGCAAGCCGATCCGCGGAGAGTTCCTCCGCATCGGCATCAGCGTCAATCGCATGGTCGATCAGCTCCGCACCTTCGCGAGCGAGGTCACCCGCGTCGCGCGCGAGGTCGGCACCGAGGGCAAGCTCGGTGGGCAGGCGAACGTGCCCGGCGTCGCCGGCACCTGGAAGGACCTCACCGACTCCGTGAACAGCATGGCGTCGAACCTCACGATGCAGGTGCGCGGGATCGCCGGCGTCGTCACGGCGGTCGCGAACGGCGACCTCTCGAAGAAGCTCGTCGTCGAGACGCAGGGCGAGATCCTCGAGCTGAAGAACACCATCAACGCGATGGTCGATCAGCTCTCGTCGTTCGCGCGCGAGGTCACCCGCGTCGCGAAGGAGGTCGGCACCGAAGGAAAGCTCGGCGGCCAGGCCACCGTCCGCGGCGTCAGCGGCACGTGGAAGGACCTCACCGACAGCGTGAACGGCCTCGCCGGCAACCTCACCGTGCAGCTCCGCGACGTCTCGAAGGTCTCGACCGCGATCGCCTCCGGCGACCTCGGGCAGAAGATCACCGTCGAGGTTTCGGGCGAGGTGCTCCAGATCAAGAACGTCATCAACGGCATGGTCGACTCCCTCTCGACCTTCGCGGCGGAGGTCACCCGCGTCGCGCGCGAGGTCGGCAGCGACGGCAAGCTCGGCGGGCAGGCCAACGTCCCCGGCGTCGGCGGCACCTGGCGCGATCTCACCGACTCCGTGAACAACATGGCGTCGAACCTCACCGGCCAGGTGCGGAACATCGCGCAGGTCACGACCGCGGTCGCGAACGGCGACCTCACGCAGAAGATCACGGTCGACGTGAAGGGCGAGATGCTCGAGATGAAGAACACGCTGAACACGATGGTGGATCAGCTCCGTTCGTTCGCCGCCGAGGTCACCCGCGTCGCGCGCGAGGTCGGCAGTGAAGGGAAGCTCGGCGGGCAGGCCTTCGTCCCCGGCGTCGGCGGCACCTGGAAGGACCTCACCGACGGCGTGAACGGGATGGCCTCGAACCTCACGAGCCAGGTCCGCAACATCGCGCAGGTCACGACCGCGGTCGCGAACGGCGACCTCTCGCAGAAGATCACGGTCGACGTGAAGGGCGAGATGCTCGAGATGAAGAACACGCTGAACACGATGGTGGATCAGCTCCGTTCGTTCGCGAGCGAGGTCACCCGCGTCGCGCGCGAGGTCGGCACCGAGGGCAAGCTCGGCGGGCAAGCCTTCGTCCCCGGCGTCGCCGGGACGTGGAAGGACCTCACCGACAACGTGAACTACATGGCGTCGAACCTCACGACGCAGGTGCGCGGCATCGCGAAGGTCGTCACCGCGGTCGCGAAGGGCGACCTCTCGAAGCGCCTCGTGGTGGAGGCGAAGGGCGAGATCGCCGAGCTCGCGGAGACGATCAACGACATGACCCAGACGCTGGGCATCTTCGCCGATCAGGTCACCACCGTCGCGCGCGAGGTCGGGAGCGAAGGGAAGCTCGGCGGCCAGGCGCGCGTCCCCGGCGTCGCGGGGACGTGGAAGGACCTGACCGACAGCGTGAACGGGATGGCGTCGAACCTCACGACGCAGGTGCGCGGCATCATCAAGCTGGTCACCGCCGTCGCGAACGGCGACCTCTCGCAGAAGTTCACGATGGACGCGCAGGGCGAGATGGCTGCCCTCGCCGAGACGCTGAACACGATGACCGACACGCTCCGCGCGTTCGGCTCCGAGGTCACCCGCGTCGCGCGCGAGGTCGGCACCGAAGGCAAGCTCGGCGGCCAGGCCAAGGTGCCCGGCGCGCAGGGCACCTGGCGCGACCTCACCGACAACACGAACCAGCTCGCCGCGAACCTCACCAACCAGATCCGCGCGATGGCGGAGGTCGCGACCGCGATCACGGAGGGTGACCTCACGCGGAGCATCACCGTCGAGGCCGAGGGCGAGGTCGCGCAGCTCAAAGAGCGCGTGAACCAGATGATCCTCAACCTGCGTGACACGACGCAGAAGAACACCGAGCAGGACTGGCTCAAGACGAACCTCGCCCGCTTCGGCGGCCTCATGCAGGGGCAGAAGAGCCTCGAGGCGGTGAGCCGCCTCATCATGAGCGAGCTCACGCCCCTCGTCGCCGCCTCCCACGGCGCGTTCTTCGTCATGGACGACGCCGAGGGCGGCAAGGCGCTCAAGCTCCTCGCGACCTACGCCTACAAGGAGCGGAAGCACGTCGCGAACCGCTTCCGGATGGGGGAGGGCATCGTCGGCCAGGCGGCGCTCGAGAAGAAGAGCATCCTCCTCTCGCGCGTGCCCGACGACTACGTCCAGATCAACTCGGGCCTCGGCGAGTCCCCGCCGAAGAACCTCATCGTGATCCCGATCCTCTTCGAGGACGAGGTCCGCGCCGTGATCGAGCTCGCGAGCTTCGAGAGCTTCAGCGCGATCCACCGCATCTTCCTCGAGCAGCTCTCGGAGACGATCGGCGTCGTGCTGAACATGATCGGCGCGAACACCCGCACCGAGGAGCTCCTCAAGCAGTCGCAGTCGCTCGCGCACGAGCTGCAGGAGCAGTCGCGCGAGCTGCAGCAGCAGCAGGAGCAGCTCAAGCGCTCGAACAACGAGCTCGAGCAGCAGGCGAAGACGCTCCGCGCCTCGGAGGAGATGCTGCGCGAGCAGCAGGAGGAGCTGCAGCAGGTCAACGAGGAGCTCGAGGAGAAGGCGTCCCTGCTCGTCGAGCAGAACCGCGCCGTCGAGCAGAAGAACAAGGAGGTCGAGCTCGCGCGGCAGGCGGTCGAGGAGAAGGCCTCGCAGCTCGCGGTCTCGTCCCGGTACAAGAGCGAGTTCCTCGCGAACATGAGCCACGAGCTGCGCACGCCGCTCAACTCGCTCCTCATCCTCGCGCGCATGCTCGCCGACAACAAAGAGGCGAACCTCAGCGGGAAGCAGGTCGAGTACGCCAAGACGATCCACGGCGCGGGGTCGGACCTCTTGAACCTGATCAACGAGGTGCTCGACCTCTCGAAGGTGGAGGCGGGGAAGATCGAGATCTACCCGACCGACGTGAGCATCACCGAGCTCACGAAGCAGATCGACGCGACGTTCCGGCCGGTCGCGCAGTCGAAGAAGCTCGATCTCGTCATCGAGGTCGACCCCGACGTCCCGGTCACGCTCAAGACCGACGGGCAACGCGTCCTGCAGATCCTCCGGAACCTCCTCGGGAACGCGTTCAAGTTCACCGAGCTCGGGAGCGTGGGCCTCCACGTCTTCCTCCCCCCGCCGCAGCAGGCGTACGGCTCGAGCAACCTCGCGAGCCAGCCGGAGTACGTCATCGCGTTCGCGGTGAAGGACACCGGCCTCGGCATCCCGAAGGACAAACAGCAGCTCGTCTTCGAGGCGTTCCAGCAGGCCGACGGCACCACCTCGCGCCGCTACGGCGGCACCGGGCTCGGCCTCTCGATCAGCCGCGAGCTCTCGCGCCTCCTCGGCGGCGAGGTGCGCGTCGAGAGCGAGCTCGGGAAGGGGAGCACCTTCACGCTCTACCTGCCGTTCTCGCATCAGGGCTCGGTCACGGCGAAGGAGCGCGAGGCGACGGCGGAGGAGCCGGCGGAGTCGCTCCCTCCCGGCGAGATGCCGGACGATCGCGAGGGCCTCACCCCGAACGACAGCGTCGTCCTCATCGTCGAGGACGATCAGCAGTTCGCCACGACGCTCCTCCAGATGGCGCGCGCCCATGGCTTCAAGGGGATCGTCGCGCTCCGCGGCGACACCGGCCTCTCGCTCGCGCGGCGCCTCCTGCCGAGCGCGATCCTGCTCGATCTCGGGCTCCCCGCGATCGACGGGCTCCGCATCCTCGAGCACCTGAAGGCGCACCCGCAGACGCGCCACATCCCGGTCCACATCCTCTCCGGCGGCGACAAGAAGCACGAAGGCCTCTCCCTCGGCGCGGTCGCGTACGTCGAGAAGCCGGTGAGCAAGGAGGCGCTCGATCGAACCTTCGAGGACATCGAGGGCTTCCTCCACCGCAAGGCGTCGACGCTCCTCATCGTCGAGGACGACGAGCGCGAGCGGAAGACGATCGTCGAGCTCATCGGCTCCGGCGACGTCGAGACGACCGCGGTCGGCAGCATCCAGGACGCGCTCGCCGCGCTCGAAGAGAGCCGCTTCGACTGCATGGTCCTCGACCTCACCCTGAAGAGCGGCTCCGGCTTCGACCTCCTCGAGACGATGCAGAAGAAGCCCGAGCTCCGCTCGCTCCCCGTCATCGTCTACACCGGCCGTGACCTCTCCGCGCAGGAGGAGACGCGGCTCAAGAAGTTCGCGCGCTCGATCATCCTGAAGGACGCGCGCTCGCCGGAGCGGCTCCTCGCGGAGACGACGCTCTTCCTCCACCGCGTCGAGGCGGCGCTCCCGCAGCCGAAGCGACGCATGCTGCAGGACGCCGCCGGCGGCGAGAGCACCTTCCACGGCAAGACCGCGCTCATCGTCGACGACGACGTGCGGAACATCTATGCGCTCTCGTCGGTGCTCGAGGAAACCGGTATGAACGTCGTTTTTGCAGAAAACGGCAAAGCGGGCCTCGAGACGCTGAAGAGCACCCCCGGCGTCAGCATCGTCCTCATGGACGTGATGATGCCGGAGATGGACGGCTACGAGGCGATGCGGGAGCTCCGCAAGATGCCGGAGTACAAGAACCTCCCCGTGCTCGCGCTCACCGCGAAGGCGATGAAGGGCGATCGCGAGAAGTGCCTCGCGGCGGGGGCGAGCGACTACGTCACCAAGCCGGTCGATCCCGACCAGCTCCTCTCCCTCATGCGGGTCTGGCTCTACTCGAACCGGACGTGA
- a CDS encoding HAMP domain-containing histidine kinase: MTSKGLGWTAAHIKTAASPDEVKSAIAEARGALGDEPIPASQVLDALEEIAQETARVRADLRAATRAREVLLASVAHDLRNPLNTFAMSTGLLRDDLEAPDFERARATSLVSRMERASTRMQRLIDDLLEASRIEAGSVEVQAKPENAAALLRVAVEKAKPLAADKGASVEEGPADDSVTVTVDRAHVVDALTKLVSVALKSTGEGGVIRLGMEKQEAKVAFTVRGTAPRAAKSVAPDESRGGLALLIARGLITAHGGTIATETTPEGARMLVLL; encoded by the coding sequence GTGACGTCGAAGGGCCTCGGCTGGACCGCCGCTCACATCAAGACCGCGGCCTCCCCAGACGAGGTGAAGAGCGCGATCGCGGAGGCGCGCGGCGCGCTCGGCGACGAGCCGATCCCGGCGAGCCAGGTCCTCGACGCGCTGGAGGAGATCGCGCAAGAGACCGCGCGCGTCCGCGCCGACCTCCGCGCCGCCACGCGCGCGCGCGAGGTCCTGCTCGCGAGCGTCGCGCACGACCTCCGCAACCCGCTCAACACGTTCGCGATGAGCACCGGCCTCCTCCGCGACGACCTCGAGGCCCCCGACTTCGAGCGCGCCCGCGCGACCTCCCTCGTCTCGCGCATGGAGCGCGCGTCGACGCGCATGCAGCGCCTCATCGACGACCTCCTCGAGGCGAGCCGCATCGAGGCGGGCAGCGTCGAGGTCCAGGCCAAGCCCGAGAACGCCGCCGCGCTCCTCCGCGTCGCGGTCGAGAAGGCGAAGCCGCTCGCCGCGGACAAGGGCGCCTCGGTCGAGGAGGGCCCAGCCGACGACTCCGTCACGGTGACGGTCGACCGCGCCCACGTCGTCGACGCGCTGACGAAGCTCGTCAGCGTCGCGCTCAAGTCGACGGGCGAGGGCGGCGTCATCCGCCTCGGCATGGAGAAGCAAGAGGCGAAGGTCGCCTTCACCGTTCGCGGCACCGCCCCGCGCGCCGCCAAGAGCGTCGCCCCCGACGAGAGCCGCGGCGGCCTCGCCCTCCTCATCGCCCGCGGCCTCATCACCGCCCACGGCGGCACCATCGCGACGGAGACCACCCCCGAAGGCGCCCGCATGCTCGTCCTGCTCTGA
- a CDS encoding chemotaxis protein CheB — protein MPIPQIVVMGTSAGGLRALERVLGALPARFALPIVVVQHRSKESEAFAEVMGSLVDLPVREAEDKEPVVAPGVYLAPPDYHLLLEPGRFALSTDEPVGFSRPSIDVLFESAADAYGSGVVGVLLTGANSDGTRGLRRIRAVGGLAIVQDPATAESPEMPAAAVKDGALDKVVGLDAIAEELLRLAPRPKGSAS, from the coding sequence ATGCCGATCCCTCAGATCGTCGTCATGGGCACGTCGGCCGGCGGGCTCCGCGCGCTCGAGCGCGTCCTCGGCGCGCTCCCGGCGCGGTTCGCGCTCCCGATCGTCGTGGTGCAGCACCGCTCGAAGGAGTCGGAGGCGTTCGCGGAGGTGATGGGCTCGCTCGTCGACCTCCCCGTGCGCGAGGCGGAGGACAAGGAGCCCGTCGTCGCGCCGGGCGTGTACCTCGCGCCGCCGGACTACCACCTGCTCCTCGAGCCGGGGCGCTTCGCGCTCTCGACCGACGAGCCGGTCGGCTTCAGCCGCCCCTCGATCGACGTGCTCTTCGAGTCGGCCGCCGACGCCTACGGCTCCGGCGTCGTCGGCGTGCTCCTCACCGGCGCGAACTCCGACGGCACGCGCGGGCTCCGCCGCATCCGCGCGGTGGGGGGGCTCGCGATCGTCCAAGACCCCGCCACGGCGGAGAGCCCCGAGATGCCGGCCGCGGCGGTGAAGGACGGCGCCCTCGACAAGGTCGTCGGCCTCGACGCCATCGCCGAGGAGCTCCTTCGCCTCGCTCCCCGCCCGAAAGGTAGCGCTTCATGA
- a CDS encoding protein-glutamate O-methyltransferase CheR, with product MELLLEGIYRHYGYDFRSYARSSLRRRLTKRLDAEGLTTFSALQDKVLHDPIAMENLVRDMSVNVTSMFRDPTFFLAFRQKVVPMLRTYPFVRIWHAGCASGEEVYAMAILLEEEGLYERSRLYATDMNAEALDRARTGIFPISRMREYTASYQQAGGTRSFSEYYTASYGAALFHARLRENVLFAQHNLATDTSFSEFNVILCRNVLIYFDRSLKERTLKLFHDSLSPLGFLCLGRRESLRFTNVEPDFTEIDAKERIFRRAR from the coding sequence ATGGAGCTGCTCCTCGAGGGGATCTACCGCCACTACGGCTACGATTTCCGCTCCTACGCGCGCTCGTCGCTGCGGCGGCGGCTGACGAAGCGGCTCGACGCGGAGGGGCTCACGACGTTCTCGGCGCTACAGGACAAGGTGCTCCACGACCCGATCGCGATGGAGAACCTCGTCCGCGACATGTCCGTGAACGTCACGAGCATGTTCCGCGATCCGACCTTCTTCCTCGCGTTCCGGCAGAAGGTGGTGCCGATGTTGCGGACGTATCCGTTCGTCCGCATCTGGCACGCCGGCTGCGCGTCGGGGGAGGAGGTCTACGCGATGGCGATCCTCCTCGAGGAGGAGGGCCTCTACGAACGATCGCGCCTCTATGCGACCGACATGAACGCGGAGGCGCTCGACCGCGCGCGGACCGGCATCTTCCCGATCTCACGGATGCGCGAGTACACCGCGAGCTACCAGCAGGCCGGCGGGACGCGCTCGTTCAGCGAGTACTACACCGCGAGCTACGGGGCCGCGCTCTTCCACGCGCGGCTGCGCGAGAACGTCCTCTTCGCGCAGCACAACCTCGCGACCGACACGTCGTTCAGCGAGTTCAACGTCATCCTCTGCCGGAACGTCCTCATCTACTTCGATCGCTCGCTCAAGGAGCGCACGCTGAAGCTGTTCCACGACTCCCTCTCGCCGCTCGGCTTCCTCTGCCTCGGTCGCCGCGAATCGCTCCGCTTCACGAACGTGGAGCCGGACTTCACCGAGATCGACGCCAAGGAGCGGATCTTTCGGAGGGCGCGCTGA